The segment AGTCCACCGCAAACGCCGGCGATCATCTTGTCCGACCCAGAACGGGTGAGTTTCATGGGTAGGTGAGACGTGAGGCGGAGGCTTCGCGGGGATGTTTCGCTTAGCGACTCATCCGCGCTTCGGCGTCGTGGGCTCGATGGTCAGGTTGAGCGGCGGGACGACGGGAACCACCGGCACCTTCACCGGCTCGTCCTTGGCCATCGCCTGCTTCAACGCCGGCACCTGCTCCAGCAGTTTTTCAAATTTTACGCCGGTGAGGCTCTCGAGCACGGGCGGCAGCTGGGCGAGAATCTGGGTGATGTCACCGGTGAGCTTGCTCGCACCGCCGCCGATACCGTTGCCGGAATTGATGATCACCATCTTCTCGGTCTTCGCGAGCGGCTCGCTGATCTTGCCGGCGATTTCCGGCAGCACGCGCGCGATCAGTTCGATCACCGCGGCCTGGTTGTAGTGCTTGAACGATTCGGCCTTCTGGCGCATCGCCTCGGCCTGTGCGTGACCCTGCGCCTCGATGATCGCGGCCTCGGCGAGACCGCGCGCCTTGTTCGCCTCGGCTTCGGCGAGACCCGTGGCTTTGGCCACGTCGGCGTTGGCGAAGCCGGTGGCTTTCGCCGCGGAGGCGGCGCCGGCGGCTTCGGCTTCGAGTTGGAACTTGCGGGCGTTTGCGAGCGTTTCGACCTTGTAGCGTTCGGCATCGGCCGGCTTGTGAACGCTCGCGTCGAGCTCGCGTTCACGCCGCAGGATTTCCTGCTGCTGCAGCTCGATCTGCTTTTGCTTCTCGATGATCTGCACCTGCACCTCTTCGGCCTTCACCAGCTGGCCGGTCTTGAATTTCTGGAGATCGTAGGCGAGGTCGGCCTCCGCCTTCTTCTGGTTCACTGCGGCCTGATACTGTGCGACGTTGGACTGATAGTCGCGCTGCGCCTCGGCGATGCGCGTGTCGGCGAGGAACTTCGCCTCCTGACCGGCCTGCGTGGCCTGGGCCGACTTGATCATCGCGTCGCGATCGGCCTCGGCCTGCGCGATGATGGCGTCTCGCTTCACCTGGGCGATGCGGGGTTTGCCCAACGCATCGAGGTAACCCTGCGTGTCGCGAATGTCGCGGATCGTGAAGCTCACGATGCCGAGTCCCATGTTCGCCATGTCGCCGGCGGCGACCTCCTGCACCTTGGAGGCGAAGGCATCGCGGTTTTGGTAAATCTCCTCGACGGTCATCGTGCCGAGGATGGCGCGGAGGTGGCCCTCGAGCGTCTGCGTCGCGATGTTGCGGATCTCGTCGGTGCTCTTGCCGAGGAACTGTTCGGACGCCGTGGCGATCGCGACGTCGTCGCCCTTGACCTTGATCTGCGCAACGCCGTCGACCTTCACCGGCACGCCCTTGCTCGTGTAGACCTCGGGCGTCTGCACGTCGATGGTGAGCAGTTCGAGCGAGAGGACGTCGACTTTTTCGAGCACCGGCCAGACGAGCACGCCGCCGCCCTTGACGATGCGGTAACCGACGTGGCGCGCGCTGCCGTCGGGATCGACGACGCGGCGCTTGCGGCCGGAGATGACGAGCACCTGGTTGGGGCCGACCTTCGTGTAGCGGCTGGCGAAGATGCCGCCGAGGATGAACACGAGGATGACGACCACGGCGCCAAAGGCGATGGCCTTGAGCCAGGGAACGTCCGTGCCGCTGGCAGCGGCGAGATAAAGCGGGGCGGAGGTAGTCAGCGCATGCATGGGAGGCGGGGGAAGAGGAGGTGAAATCTGGCCGGGGAGAATCAACTCACGCGTTCGACATAGAACTGCGTGCTGACGATGCGCGTGATCCGCACCGTCTCGCCCGTGCTGATGGGCACGCCTTTTTCTGAGCGCGCGGGCGCCGTGTAGCGGCTGTTTGCCTGCACATAAGCGATTTCGCCGACACCGTTCTCCGGGATCGGCGTGATCAGCGACGCGGTGTGGCCGACGATCGAGGCCACCTGGCCTTCGCTCGACGCCTGCGAGCGGCTGAAGACGGCGTTGAAGAGCCAGAGGACGGCGAACGCGATGCAGATGGCGCCCGCGATCGAGAGCGGCGCGCTGATCCAGACGGAGGAAGTGCCCTCGATGCCGCTGAACACGATGCCGAGTCCACCGAACGCGGTGACAAAGCAGGCGAGCACCATCGGACTGAAGAACGAGATGCCCGGGATCCCGGAGTTATCGAAGCCGGCTTCGGCGTGCCCGCCGGTGCCGACGTCGCCGCCGTCGTGCCCGTCGAATGCGTGTCCCGCCAGCGCACTGATCAACGTGAACAGCAGACCGGCCACCAGACACACCGCGTAGAAGAGGGTCGTCATAGGATCGCCAACGCTCGGGGGTTGCGGGCGTGCGCGATCCAACCACCGCGGCGCGAGCCGAGCAAGCGAAAGCCGGTGGCAACTGGACGAACGGCAGCGTGGCGGGTCGAGCGGCGCACAGTCGGGGCGGTGCGGCCGAGGGAAGGAACTGTTTGATGGGGCCGCGACGCCCTCGTCGCGGTTTTTTGCCTGAACGCGACGAGGGCGTCGCGTCCCCATTGGAGTGCGAACAGGGTAGGGCGTGACCGATGGGCCCGCCGAGAATACCTCGATTTGTCGCTCGTCTTTCCGGCCCGCCCCGCGGTCGGGCCCTACCGTTTCAATCGCGCGTCAGCTGTCGCCGGACGGATTCTTCAACTGCTCCTTCCAACTCTGGATCTTCGCCTGCGCACCGAAGTGCTCGGCGCGCGCCTTGTCGCCGCGCTCCATCCAGATCCGCGAAAGGGTCGTGTTGATGAACAGGTCGCCTGGACGCAGTGCGTGCGCGCGTTCCGCCGCCGCCAACGCGTCATCGAGCCGGCGCAGCGAAAAGTTCACCTCGGCCAGCGCATGCCACGCTTCGAACGACTCCGGCGCGGCGCTCGTGGCACGGCCGAGTTTCGCGAGCGCGGCCTCGGTTTCGCCCACCGCATAGTCGGCCGTGGCGTCCTCGATCAGGCTCTGCAGTTCGTCGGGAGTCATTCGCTAGGTGCGGGATTAGCAATGGCTGGCAGACTGAGCCCACAACGCAACGAACGGCCAACGCCGATCGGAGTAACCAGGGAACCACAGATTTCGCCGAGGATCACGGATTCTATGCCCGCACTAATCATGGATCCGTGCTCCTTCGTGTCATCCGTGGTAGTTCGAGGGTTCGGGTTACGACTTTTTGCCCGCCTCGATATTGATCTTCACCGTGACCTCGTCGCCGAGGGTTTTGGCGAGCATCGCCGGACCGCTCACGCCGAAGTCGGATTTCTTGATCGTGGTCGTCGCTTCCCAGCCGGAGAGCTGCGCGCCGCGCGCGCCTTCGCCGAACCCAAGCAGGTTGGTTTGGAGCACGACCTCCTTCGTCACGCCGTGCAGCGTCAGGTCGCCGACGATGTCGAAGGTATCCTCGCCCGTCTTCTTCCAGCTCTTGCTCTTGAAGCTGGCGGTGCCGTGGTTCGCCACGTCGAAGAAGTCGGGGCTCTTGAGGTGATTGTCACGTTTCTCGTTGGCCGTGTTCACCGAGCCGACATCGATGGTGGCCTCGACGGAGCTGTGCTCGAGATTGTCGCGATCAACCGTGATGGTGCCGCTGAACTTGGTGAACGTGCCTGGCACCTTGCTGACGAAATGCCGGATGCTGAAGCCGAGCGACGAATGCACCGGGTCGATCGTGTAGGTCTCGACGGCGGCAATGCTGGATTGAACGAACCCGACCGCGAGCGCGGCCAGGGCAGTGAAGCGGGTGAAT is part of the Opitutus terrae PB90-1 genome and harbors:
- a CDS encoding flotillin family protein translates to MHALTTSAPLYLAAASGTDVPWLKAIAFGAVVVILVFILGGIFASRYTKVGPNQVLVISGRKRRVVDPDGSARHVGYRIVKGGGVLVWPVLEKVDVLSLELLTIDVQTPEVYTSKGVPVKVDGVAQIKVKGDDVAIATASEQFLGKSTDEIRNIATQTLEGHLRAILGTMTVEEIYQNRDAFASKVQEVAAGDMANMGLGIVSFTIRDIRDTQGYLDALGKPRIAQVKRDAIIAQAEADRDAMIKSAQATQAGQEAKFLADTRIAEAQRDYQSNVAQYQAAVNQKKAEADLAYDLQKFKTGQLVKAEEVQVQIIEKQKQIELQQQEILRRERELDASVHKPADAERYKVETLANARKFQLEAEAAGAASAAKATGFANADVAKATGLAEAEANKARGLAEAAIIEAQGHAQAEAMRQKAESFKHYNQAAVIELIARVLPEIAGKISEPLAKTEKMVIINSGNGIGGGASKLTGDITQILAQLPPVLESLTGVKFEKLLEQVPALKQAMAKDEPVKVPVVPVVPPLNLTIEPTTPKRG
- a CDS encoding NfeD family protein, with protein sequence MTTLFYAVCLVAGLLFTLISALAGHAFDGHDGGDVGTGGHAEAGFDNSGIPGISFFSPMVLACFVTAFGGLGIVFSGIEGTSSVWISAPLSIAGAICIAFAVLWLFNAVFSRSQASSEGQVASIVGHTASLITPIPENGVGEIAYVQANSRYTAPARSEKGVPISTGETVRITRIVSTQFYVERVS
- a CDS encoding tetratricopeptide repeat protein: MTPDELQSLIEDATADYAVGETEAALAKLGRATSAAPESFEAWHALAEVNFSLRRLDDALAAAERAHALRPGDLFINTTLSRIWMERGDKARAEHFGAQAKIQSWKEQLKNPSGDS
- a CDS encoding YceI family protein, giving the protein MNRFTRFTALAALAVGFVQSSIAAVETYTIDPVHSSLGFSIRHFVSKVPGTFTKFSGTITVDRDNLEHSSVEATIDVGSVNTANEKRDNHLKSPDFFDVANHGTASFKSKSWKKTGEDTFDIVGDLTLHGVTKEVVLQTNLLGFGEGARGAQLSGWEATTTIKKSDFGVSGPAMLAKTLGDEVTVKINIEAGKKS